From Pseudomonas vanderleydeniana, the proteins below share one genomic window:
- a CDS encoding ATP-binding protein, whose protein sequence is MRRVLHWPRTLASRLSLIFLVCLILAQALSFGAQSYERYESAKNAMLGNLETDVSTSIAILERLPAVERESWLPRLARKNYGYLLNEGEQGMPMSPGDLPIAVPSIEEALGPDYPVTFSDIPGPKKHFQAHLTLKDGSPVTIDVRPSLAPMSPWLPAVLLGQLLLMLGCTWLAVRIAVRPLTRLAQAVENLDPNAHAVQLDESGPSEVAHAATAFNAMQKRIADYLKERMQLLAAISHDLQTPITRMKLRAEFMDESPEKDKLWQDLGEIEHLVREGVAYARSVHGATELSCRIDLDSFLDSLVFDYQDTGQAVELTGKNGALIEVRPHALRRVLVNLVDNALKFAGAAQLEVRSKTNQGISILILDRGPGIAEAELQEVLKPFYRVESSRNRSTGGTGLGLAIAQQLAVALGGSLTLSNREGGGLCAELQLGVVRP, encoded by the coding sequence ATGAGACGCGTGCTGCACTGGCCGCGCACCTTGGCCTCGCGGCTGTCGCTGATTTTCCTGGTGTGCCTGATCCTGGCCCAGGCGTTGTCGTTCGGCGCGCAATCCTACGAGCGCTACGAAAGTGCCAAGAATGCCATGCTGGGCAACCTGGAGACCGACGTCTCGACCTCGATCGCCATTCTCGAGCGCCTGCCGGCGGTGGAGCGCGAGAGCTGGCTGCCGCGCCTGGCGCGAAAGAACTATGGCTACCTGCTCAACGAGGGTGAACAGGGCATGCCCATGAGTCCGGGCGATCTGCCCATCGCCGTCCCCTCGATCGAAGAAGCCCTGGGACCGGATTACCCGGTAACTTTCAGCGACATCCCCGGACCGAAGAAGCACTTCCAGGCACACCTGACCCTCAAGGACGGCAGCCCGGTGACCATCGACGTGCGCCCCTCCCTGGCGCCCATGTCGCCCTGGCTGCCGGCCGTGCTGCTCGGGCAGTTGCTGCTGATGCTCGGCTGCACCTGGCTGGCGGTGCGGATCGCCGTGCGCCCGCTGACCCGCCTGGCCCAGGCGGTGGAGAACCTCGACCCCAACGCCCACGCCGTGCAGTTGGACGAAAGCGGGCCCTCGGAAGTCGCCCACGCCGCCACTGCGTTCAACGCCATGCAAAAACGCATCGCCGACTACCTCAAGGAGCGCATGCAGCTGCTGGCAGCCATTTCCCATGACCTGCAAACGCCCATCACCCGGATGAAGCTGCGCGCCGAATTCATGGACGAGTCGCCGGAGAAGGACAAGCTCTGGCAGGACCTGGGCGAGATCGAGCACCTGGTCCGCGAGGGCGTCGCCTATGCCCGCAGCGTGCATGGCGCAACCGAGCTCAGTTGCCGCATCGACCTGGACTCGTTCCTCGACAGCCTGGTGTTCGACTACCAGGATACTGGCCAGGCAGTCGAGCTGACGGGCAAGAACGGCGCACTGATCGAAGTCCGCCCCCATGCCCTGCGCCGGGTGCTGGTCAACCTGGTGGACAACGCCCTGAAGTTCGCCGGTGCCGCGCAACTGGAAGTGCGTTCGAAGACCAACCAGGGCATCTCGATCCTGATTCTCGACCGTGGCCCCGGGATCGCCGAGGCGGAGCTGCAGGAAGTGCTCAAGCCGTTCTACCGCGTGGAAAGCTCACGCAACCGCAGCACCGGCGGCACCGGCCTGGGCCTGGCGATCGCGCAGCAACTGGCCGTGGCCCTGGGCGGTTCGCTGACCCTGAGCAACCGTGAAGGTGGCGGGCTTTGCGCCGAACTGCAGCTGGGTGTCGTACGCCCCTGA
- a CDS encoding RidA family protein, translating into MADREIIVPASMQNIVERAGYAPAVKVGTTLYCAGQVGRTAALEVIQDPEAQFLACWENLRLVLEAGGCRFDDVVDMTTYHVNMSQHMAVFREVKNRVFPRGHCAWTSIGVSELAHPGLLVEIKCVAVQRS; encoded by the coding sequence ATGGCAGACCGCGAAATCATCGTTCCAGCCTCCATGCAGAACATCGTCGAACGAGCGGGCTACGCGCCAGCTGTCAAGGTCGGGACGACACTGTATTGCGCAGGACAGGTCGGCCGCACAGCGGCCCTGGAAGTGATCCAGGATCCCGAGGCCCAGTTCCTCGCCTGCTGGGAAAACCTGCGCCTGGTTCTGGAAGCCGGTGGCTGCCGCTTTGACGACGTGGTCGACATGACCACCTATCATGTCAATATGAGCCAACACATGGCAGTCTTTCGAGAGGTCAAGAATCGTGTTTTTCCGCGCGGGCACTGTGCCTGGACGTCGATCGGCGTCTCGGAACTGGCGCACCCCGGCCTGCTGGTGGAGATCAAGTGCGTGGCGGTACAGCGCAGTTGA
- a CDS encoding response regulator: MEHVDHILIVDDDREIRELVGNYLKKNGLRTTVVADGRQMRAFLETTPVDLIVLDIMMPGDDGLLLCRELRAGKHKNTPVLMLTARNDETDRIIGLEMGADDYLVKPFAARELLARINAVLRRTRMLPPNLVVTESGRLLGFGRWKLDTTARHLLDQDGTMVALSGAEYRLLRVFLDHPQRVLNRDQLLNLTQGRDADLFDRSIDLLVSRLRQRLLDDAREPAYIKTVRSEGYVFSLPVELLGAQA, translated from the coding sequence ATGGAACATGTCGATCACATCTTGATCGTGGATGATGACCGGGAAATCAGGGAGCTGGTTGGCAACTACCTGAAGAAGAACGGCCTGCGCACCACCGTAGTCGCCGATGGCCGGCAGATGCGCGCCTTCCTGGAAACCACCCCGGTGGACCTGATCGTGCTCGACATCATGATGCCCGGTGACGATGGCCTGCTGCTGTGCCGCGAGCTGCGCGCCGGCAAGCACAAGAACACCCCCGTGCTGATGCTGACTGCCCGCAACGACGAAACCGACCGCATCATCGGCCTGGAAATGGGCGCCGACGACTACCTGGTCAAGCCCTTCGCCGCCCGCGAGCTGCTGGCGCGTATCAATGCCGTGCTGCGTCGCACGCGGATGCTGCCACCGAACCTGGTGGTGACCGAAAGCGGCCGCCTGCTGGGCTTCGGCCGCTGGAAACTGGACACCACCGCGCGCCACCTGCTCGATCAGGACGGCACCATGGTCGCCCTCAGCGGCGCCGAATACCGCCTGCTGCGGGTATTCCTCGACCATCCGCAACGGGTACTCAACCGCGACCAACTGCTCAACCTCACCCAGGGCCGCGACGCCGACCTGTTCGACCGCTCCATCGACCTGCTGGTCAGCCGCCTGCGCCAGCGCCTGCTCGATGACGCCCGCGAGCCGGCCTACATCAAGACCGTGCGCAGTGAAGGCTATGTGTTCTCGCTGCCGGTCGAGCTGCTCGGAGCCCAAGCATGA
- a CDS encoding MBL fold metallo-hydrolase produces MLWSKYTRRLGAALLSLLLGSGPALAAQDTAVAAPLEMVVLGSGGPGATGRAGAGYALLLDGTPRILVDAGPGTFARIGEARLDLRKLDIVLLTHLHVDHVAELPGIIKARAVSARSDIDFRIFGPSASTPATAGNGKPGARFPATSQFVDLLFGTFGAFSYLQDFAGHIDFNVTDLFGPASSVGDKTQPQVILEQDGLRISAVGGHHGDSPAVIYRVDYKGKSITFSGDIDAQAHAALTRIAKGSQWLVFNDPVLDPPNARPILYTLHTAPADIGRISNSAGVSHLLLSHLPGEIDSFRDAAGKSIRQHYRGPLDFAEDGQRIRP; encoded by the coding sequence ATGTTGTGGTCGAAATACACGCGACGGCTCGGAGCCGCCCTGCTCAGCCTGCTGCTGGGCAGCGGCCCGGCCCTGGCCGCACAGGACACGGCGGTGGCCGCACCGCTGGAAATGGTGGTGCTCGGTTCCGGCGGCCCGGGAGCCACCGGCCGGGCAGGCGCCGGTTATGCACTGCTGCTGGATGGTACGCCGCGTATCCTGGTGGATGCCGGCCCCGGTACATTCGCCCGTATCGGCGAAGCCCGGCTCGACCTGCGCAAGCTGGACATCGTGCTGCTGACCCACCTGCACGTGGACCACGTCGCCGAACTGCCCGGCATCATCAAGGCGCGGGCCGTCAGTGCCCGCAGCGATATCGACTTCCGGATCTTCGGCCCCAGCGCCAGCACCCCAGCCACTGCGGGCAACGGCAAGCCCGGCGCGCGCTTTCCCGCCACCAGCCAGTTCGTCGACCTGCTGTTCGGCACCTTCGGTGCCTTCAGCTACCTGCAGGACTTTGCCGGGCATATCGACTTCAATGTCACCGACCTGTTCGGCCCGGCCAGCAGCGTCGGGGACAAGACCCAACCCCAGGTCATCCTCGAACAGGACGGCCTGCGCATCAGCGCAGTGGGGGGGCACCATGGCGACTCACCGGCGGTGATCTACCGGGTCGACTACAAGGGTAAAAGCATCACCTTCAGTGGCGACATCGATGCCCAGGCCCACGCTGCCCTGACCCGCATCGCCAAGGGCTCGCAATGGCTGGTGTTCAACGATCCGGTGCTGGACCCGCCCAATGCCCGGCCGATCCTCTATACCCTGCACACCGCACCCGCCGATATCGGCAGGATCAGCAACAGCGCCGGCGTATCACACCTGCTGCTCAGCCACCTTCCCGGTGAAATCGACTCGTTCCGTGATGCAGCCGGCAAATCCATCCGCCAGCACTATCGCGGTCCGCTGGATTTTGCCGAGGATGGCCAGCGCATTCGCCCATGA
- the ppnN gene encoding nucleotide 5'-monophosphate nucleosidase PpnN: MTQRSVINASVSPKGSLETLSQREVQQLSEAGSGSIYTLFRQCALAILNTGAHVDNAKTILEAYKDFEIRIHQQDRGVRLELLNAPADAFVDGEMIASTREMLFSALRDIVYTENELGSQRIDLDSSQGITDYVFHLLRNARTLRPGLEPKMVVCWGGHSISSEEYQYTKKVGHELGLRSLDICTGCGPGVMKGPMKGATISHAKQRITTGRYLGLTEPGIIAAEAPNPIVNELVIMPDIEKRLEAFVRVGHGIIIFPGGAGTAEEFLYLLGILMHPENRDLPFPVILTGPRSAEAYLQQLHAFVGATLGEEAHKHYQIIIDNPAQVAREMAQGLKAVKQFRRERNDAFHFNWLLKIDEGFQHPFDPTHANMSSLKLHRNQPPHELAANLRRAFSGIVAGNVKDKGIRLIEEHGPYEIHGDAEVMQPLDKLLQAFVAQHRMKLPGGAAYEPCYRVVS, translated from the coding sequence ATGACCCAACGATCCGTAATCAATGCCTCGGTCAGCCCCAAGGGCAGCCTTGAAACCCTTTCCCAGCGTGAAGTGCAGCAACTGAGCGAAGCCGGCTCCGGCAGCATCTACACGCTCTTTCGCCAGTGCGCCCTGGCCATCCTCAACACCGGCGCCCATGTCGACAATGCCAAGACCATCCTCGAAGCCTACAAGGACTTCGAGATCCGTATTCACCAGCAGGATCGCGGCGTACGCCTGGAACTGCTCAATGCCCCGGCGGACGCCTTCGTCGACGGCGAGATGATCGCCAGCACCCGGGAAATGCTCTTCAGCGCCCTGCGCGACATCGTCTACACCGAAAACGAACTGGGCAGCCAGCGCATCGACCTGGACAGCTCCCAGGGCATCACCGACTACGTCTTCCACCTGCTGCGCAACGCGCGCACCCTGCGCCCGGGCCTGGAGCCGAAGATGGTGGTGTGCTGGGGTGGCCACTCGATCAGCAGCGAGGAATACCAGTACACCAAGAAGGTCGGCCACGAACTGGGCCTGCGCAGCCTGGACATCTGCACCGGCTGCGGCCCGGGGGTAATGAAAGGCCCGATGAAGGGCGCAACCATCTCCCACGCCAAGCAACGCATCACCACCGGCCGTTACCTGGGCCTGACCGAGCCGGGCATCATCGCCGCCGAGGCGCCGAACCCGATCGTCAACGAACTGGTGATCATGCCCGACATCGAGAAGCGCCTGGAGGCCTTCGTGCGGGTCGGCCACGGCATCATCATCTTTCCGGGCGGTGCCGGTACGGCGGAGGAATTCCTCTACCTGCTGGGCATCCTGATGCACCCGGAAAACCGCGACCTGCCCTTCCCGGTGATCCTCACCGGCCCGCGCAGCGCCGAGGCCTACCTGCAGCAGCTGCATGCCTTCGTCGGCGCGACGCTGGGTGAAGAGGCGCACAAGCACTACCAGATCATCATCGACAACCCGGCGCAGGTCGCCCGGGAAATGGCCCAGGGCCTCAAGGCGGTCAAGCAGTTCCGCCGCGAGCGCAACGACGCCTTCCACTTCAACTGGCTGCTGAAGATCGACGAAGGCTTCCAGCACCCGTTCGACCCGACCCACGCCAACATGTCCAGCCTCAAGCTGCATCGCAACCAACCGCCCCACGAACTGGCGGCCAACCTGCGCCGGGCGTTCTCCGGCATCGTCGCCGGCAACGTCAAGGACAAGGGTATCCGCCTGATCGAAGAGCATGGCCCGTACGAGATTCACGGTGATGCCGAGGTCATGCAGCCGCTGGACAAACTGCTCCAGGCCTTCGTGGCCCAGCACCGGATGAAACTGCCGGGTGGCGCGGCCTACGAGCCTTGCTACCGAGTGGTCAGCTGA
- a CDS encoding DUF2790 domain-containing protein: protein MNSKALFAACLFAALNVCTLSARAESQAQPQPETYSYGSHLDVRKVLSLSQDEGPECSVVNARMTYLDSQGEQHILAYRKFSDVCHEGN, encoded by the coding sequence ATGAACAGCAAAGCCCTTTTCGCCGCCTGCCTCTTCGCTGCCCTGAACGTCTGCACCCTGTCGGCCCGGGCCGAATCCCAGGCGCAGCCCCAGCCGGAGACCTACAGCTACGGCAGCCACCTGGACGTGCGCAAGGTGCTGTCCCTGAGCCAGGACGAAGGGCCGGAATGCAGCGTGGTCAACGCACGGATGACCTATCTCGACTCCCAGGGCGAGCAGCACATCCTCGCCTACCGCAAGTTCTCCGACGTCTGCCACGAGGGGAATTGA